In one Thermococcus sp. 2319x1 genomic region, the following are encoded:
- a CDS encoding NADH-quinone oxidoreductase subunit B family protein — protein MVDWRLYEPLINFARKRSMWIVAFCTGCGGIEMPPLMTSRYDLERFGMMPNPAPRMADLFLITGYVTPKTLKRIIITYEMQPDPKYVLAHGSCPLNGGIYWDAYNAIKHLDKYIPVDVAIAGCMPRPEAVMDGIKKMMELIETGKADGWKRYRENYEYYKKNQDELFGEGWRERTARRWIPWLMNKKKETGGGEQ, from the coding sequence ATGGTAGATTGGAGGTTGTATGAACCGCTCATCAACTTTGCGAGAAAGAGAAGCATGTGGATTGTTGCATTCTGTACAGGATGTGGGGGTATAGAAATGCCCCCATTAATGACCTCAAGATACGACCTTGAGCGTTTCGGTATGATGCCCAATCCAGCGCCGAGAATGGCCGATCTCTTCCTCATCACCGGTTATGTAACTCCAAAGACCCTGAAGAGAATAATAATAACCTACGAGATGCAGCCCGATCCTAAGTACGTACTCGCCCACGGTTCATGTCCCCTCAACGGCGGCATTTACTGGGACGCTTACAACGCAATAAAGCACCTTGATAAGTACATCCCGGTGGATGTGGCAATAGCCGGCTGTATGCCGAGGCCGGAGGCTGTGATGGACGGAATAAAGAAGATGATGGAACTCATAGAAACGGGCAAAGCCGATGGATGGAAGCGCTACAGGGAAAACTACGAATACTATAAGAAGAACCAGGACGAGCTCTTTGGTGAGGGCTGGAGGGAGAGAACCGCGAGAAGATGGATTCCATGGCTAATGAATAAAAAGAAAGAAACTGGAGGAGGAGAGCAATGA
- a CDS encoding respiratory chain complex I subunit 1 family protein: MIETALKALLILIYATFVGFMFMGIIRIVTARIHRRIGPPIYQPILDTIKLLSKKSNITHGLIYDFGVIYALGATILALMFIPLGSIGILRAYGDLILITFLLEIPMLGIMFAAMSSGNPYAGIGAQRALLTLLAIQVPLGFAIIALAEFYGTFSTYEIVMAQQTMGWSIIHLPLLLAAIAYDIVLQAMFGKEPFDIMIAPGEISLGPMVEFGGKHMGILQIQHAIALFAETLFFANIFLGGGVVTAFASPILNTIASLAVLLVKQVAVLLIATFVGAIFPRFTIDQAAKFYWKWPTIIAALGAILASL, encoded by the coding sequence ATGATTGAAACCGCTTTGAAGGCTCTCCTAATTTTAATTTATGCGACCTTTGTAGGGTTCATGTTCATGGGAATAATCAGAATAGTCACGGCAAGAATTCACAGAAGGATTGGGCCCCCGATTTACCAGCCCATCCTTGATACAATAAAGCTTCTCTCCAAAAAGAGCAACATAACCCACGGTTTGATCTACGACTTTGGCGTAATCTACGCTTTAGGAGCGACAATATTGGCCCTGATGTTCATTCCACTTGGCAGCATTGGAATCCTTAGAGCCTATGGTGATTTAATCCTCATCACCTTCCTCCTCGAAATCCCAATGCTGGGAATAATGTTCGCTGCAATGAGCTCGGGGAACCCTTATGCGGGCATTGGTGCCCAGAGAGCCCTGCTTACACTTTTAGCGATTCAAGTACCGCTCGGATTTGCCATAATCGCCTTGGCTGAATTTTACGGAACCTTCAGCACCTACGAAATAGTCATGGCCCAGCAGACAATGGGCTGGAGCATAATTCACCTTCCGCTCTTGCTTGCTGCGATAGCCTATGATATTGTCCTGCAGGCGATGTTCGGAAAGGAGCCCTTCGACATCATGATAGCCCCGGGTGAGATATCCCTCGGTCCAATGGTGGAGTTCGGAGGAAAGCACATGGGAATACTGCAGATACAGCACGCCATAGCCCTCTTCGCGGAGACGCTGTTCTTCGCCAACATCTTCCTCGGCGGAGGAGTGGTCACGGCATTTGCAAGTCCGATACTCAACACCATAGCGAGCCTTGCCGTGCTCCTCGTCAAGCAGGTGGCGGTACTGCTGATAGCGACATTCGTTGGCGCAATATTCCCGAGGTTCACCATAGATCAAGCCGCAAAGTTCTACTGGAAGTGGCCCACAATTATAGCGGCCCTTGGAGCTATCTTAGCAAGCTTGTGA